From a single Candidatus Chlorobium masyuteum genomic region:
- a CDS encoding SDR family oxidoreductase gives MKKIIIITGAGKGIGRAIAIDFSRAAIEKSGFEPILILVSRTASDLESVATECRANGAVAEILTIDIADKSQTDRLVETTIKRYGTIDCLINNAGVGRFKPLGELNEEDFDYTISTNLKGTFFLTQKVFAAMEKNRSGHIFFITSIAAETAFKSSAIYCMSKFGQKGLIETLRLYARECNVRITNVMPGAVYTPMWGELPEEMKSVMMRPKEISSALLNAYFLPGRASVEELVIRPVGGDIND, from the coding sequence ATGAAAAAAATCATCATTATAACCGGAGCAGGAAAAGGGATTGGAAGAGCAATCGCAATTGACTTTTCACGTGCAGCAATAGAGAAGAGCGGTTTTGAGCCAATTCTTATTCTTGTATCAAGGACAGCTTCAGATCTTGAATCTGTTGCAACTGAATGCCGGGCAAATGGAGCAGTTGCTGAAATCCTCACCATTGATATTGCAGACAAATCACAAACAGACCGGCTCGTTGAAACAACAATCAAGCGATACGGAACCATTGACTGCCTGATCAACAATGCCGGTGTCGGACGATTCAAGCCTCTCGGTGAGCTGAACGAAGAGGATTTTGACTACACCATATCGACCAACCTCAAAGGAACTTTTTTCCTGACACAAAAGGTCTTTGCTGCGATGGAGAAAAACAGGTCGGGCCATATTTTCTTTATAACCTCCATTGCAGCCGAAACAGCATTCAAAAGCTCCGCGATCTACTGTATGTCGAAGTTCGGTCAAAAAGGGCTGATTGAAACGCTGCGTCTTTACGCCAGGGAGTGCAATGTCAGAATTACCAATGTCATGCCGGGTGCAGTCTATACGCCAATGTGGGGAGAGCTGCCGGAGGAGATGAAATCCGTCATGATGCGGCCAAAAGAGATCTCATCAGCCTTGCTCAATGCCTACTTTCTTCCCGGCAGGGCATCGGTAGAAGAGCTGGTAATCCGTCCCGTCGGCGGGGACATCAATGATTGA